In Methanomassiliicoccales archaeon, one DNA window encodes the following:
- a CDS encoding cation diffusion facilitator family transporter produces MWQLKLKMNKRKAALLAVFGGLTVFTIKMLAYVISDSVALLSDALESIINVLASVMMFFSITIAQLKEDSEHQYGHQKAENISALLEGLLIIIAAVVIAEASLNRILRPVELYNLDLALAISLTAT; encoded by the coding sequence ATGTGGCAACTGAAGCTTAAGATGAACAAGAGAAAAGCGGCGCTCTTGGCCGTTTTCGGAGGCTTGACCGTTTTTACCATCAAAATGCTCGCCTATGTCATCTCTGACTCGGTGGCATTACTTTCTGACGCCTTAGAATCCATCATCAATGTTCTGGCTTCTGTGATGATGTTCTTCTCCATCACTATTGCACAGCTAAAGGAGGATTCAGAGCACCAGTATGGCCATCAAAAAGCAGAGAATATCTCCGCTCTCCTAGAGGGGTTGCTGATAATCATTGCCGCTGTGGTGATAGCAGAGGCAAGCCTTAATAGGATACTTAGACCGGTTGAACTCTATAATTTAGATCTAGCTTTGGCGATATCTCTTACAGCAACAT